A region of the Streptomyces durocortorensis genome:
CGGGGGCGGTGCGGGTGCGGCCGGTGGGGCTGGTCCAGCCGCCGACACGGAAGCGGTAGTAGTAGACGCGGCCGGAGGCCAGGCCCCGGACGTCGGCGCGGACGCTGTGGGCGAACTCGGGGTGGGCGGTGAGCGTTCCGCGCCGCACGATCCGGCGGAAGCGCTCGTCGCGGGCCAGCTCCCAGCGCACCTCGACCCGGCCGCGGGGCAGGCCGCCGCCGGGCTCGTAGGGGCGGGGAGCCAGCCGGGTCCAGATCAGGACGGACGTGGGGTGCGGATCGCCGGAGGCGACGCCGAGGGTGAACGGGTCCTCGGCGATGCGGCGGGCATCGAGCTCGGCGGCGCTCGCGGTACCGGCGGCGGGGAGGTTCACCGCGAAGGCGAGCGCGGCGGCGGCTCCGGTGGCGGTGAGGAAGCGCCGACGGCCCAGGCCCGTGTGGGGTAACGCGGCGGCGGCAGCGCGGAGTTCGGCGGAATGACTGTGGGGGTCGGCGGTCCGGTGGTGACGGTCGGGCGCCATGCTGGTCTGTGCGGTTGACATATGCCCCTCCTGTGCCCGGATGCTGTCAGCCCATGGCAGCCCGGCGCGACGACGCGCCGTTGTCGCGTGCACAACATCCATATGGCGGGTCGATGAGCACCACGTGCCCCGTGCACCGACCTCTCCCGTACGCTCCCGGGCCATGAACACTGAGCAGACGGAACAGAGAGTCGCTGTCGTCACGGGTGCGGGTTCGGGGATCGGCCGGGCCGTCGCACTCGCCCTCGCGGGTGCGGGCTGGTCGCTCGCACTGGCCGGCCGGCGGGCGGAGCCGCTGGCGCAGACGGCGGCCGCGGCGGGGGCCCCCGAGGCCCTGTGCGTCACCACGGACGTCACCGACGCCGACGAGGTCGGCGCCCTCTTCGCCGCCGTACGGGAACGGTTCGGCCGGCTGGACCTGCTGTTCAACAACGCGGGCACCTTCGGTCCCGGCGGCGTCCCGCTGGAGGACCTCGCCGCCGAGGACTGGCGGGCGGTGGTCGACGTGAACCTGACGGGCGCGTTCCTGTGCGCACAGGCGGCGTACCGGCTGATGAAGGAGCAGGACCCGCAGGGCGGCCGGATCATCAACAACGGCTCGATCTCCGCGCACGCACCGCGCCCGCACTCGATCGCGTACACCGCGACCAAGCACGCGATGACCGGTCTGACGAAGTCGCTGTCGCTGGACGGCCGTCCGTACCGGATCGCCTGCGGACAGATCGACATCGGCAACGCGGCGACGGAGATGACCGAGCGGATGCAGACCGGCATCCTCCAGGCCAACGGGGAACTGGCGACGGAGCCGGTCATGGCGGCGGCCGATGTGGCACGGACGGTGCTGCACATGGCGGAACTGCCCCTGGAGGCCAACATCCCGTTCGTGACGGTCATGGCGACGAACATGCCGTACGTCGGACGGGGCTGAGCCCGGCCTGAGCCCGAGTTCGAGCCCCACCCTGACAAGCTCCGCACGGGCAAGGGCATCAAGAGCTGCCACTGACCGGCCGTAGCGCTGGGGCGGCGTACAGGGAATTCCCGGGGCGGCAGCGGAGTTGGGGTGGTGCATGACACGTGATTCCGCCTCTGCCGCCTCCACCCCCGAGATCCTGCGCTACACCGCCTTCTCCGCCGACCCGGAGGGCGGAAACCCCGCCGGCGTCGTTCTGGACGCCTCGGGTCTCGACGAGGAGCGGATGCTGGCCGTCGCGGCCGAACTGGGCTACAGCGAGTCGGCGTTCCTCACGGAGCGGACCGGCGAAGGCGCTTACACGATCCGCTACTTCAGCCCCAAGGCCGAGGTCCCCTTCTGCGGCCACGCCACGGTCGCCACCGCCATCGCCCTGGCGGAACGGGACGGTCCGGGCGCGCTGGAGTTCGCCACGGCCGCCGGTACGGTGCCGGTCAGCGTCGTCCGGGACGGCGGGGAGCTGCGCGCCACCCTGACCAGCGTGGCCCCCCATGTCACGGGGATCGACGCGGCGGACCTGACGGAGGCGCTGGCGGCGCTGGACTGGGCGGCCGCCGACCTCGACCCGGCCCTGCCACCCCGGATCGCCTACGCGGGGGCCCGGCATCTGGTGCTGGCCGCCGGGACCCGCGAGCGGCTCGCGGACCTGGACTACGACTTCGCGCGGCTCGAAGCGCTGATGCACCGGCTGGACCTGACGACCCTGCAACTGGTGTGGCGCGAGGGGCCGGACGTCTTCCACGTCCGGGACCCGTTCCCGGTGGGCGGGGTGGTGGAGGACCCGGCGACGGGCGCGGCGGCGGCCGCCTTCGGCGCGTACGCCCGCGAGCTGGGTCTCGTACCGGAGGCGGCCGTACTGGCCCTGCACCAGGGGACTGACATGGGCCGCCCCGGCACCCTCACCGTCGAGCTGCGGACGGGCGACGCCCGCATCCGGGTGAGCGGAACGGGCACCCGGATCGGCTGATCCGCGCGACGGGGGGGGCGGGGCCCCGGGTTCAGCCGGTGGCGTCCTTGGCCGGGGAGACATGGGCGAACCAGCGCTCGGTCTCCTCCGGTTCGAGGGCGCGCTCCAGCAGGACGTCTCCGCGCATGCCGGGGAAGAAACGGCCCGCGGGCCACTGCCGCCGGTACGACGGCTTGTCGAGCACCAGCAGGCGTACGCCGTCGACGACGGGGATGTCCGCCGGGGCGCCCTCGTTCCAGAGCCGGGCGCCGTCCGGCGCGGTCAGGTCGAAGGAGCCCACGGTATCCACCTGCCCCGGGGTCTCCCGGCAGACGGCGGCCTCCTGCGACGAGGGCGCGTGGCCCTCCACATGGCCGCCGCCTATGAGCGCGTCGGCGAGCAGGGTGTGCAGCTGGAAGTTGTCCCCGACGCCGGAGAACCGGAGCAGATAGCCGGTACCGCTCGCCCGGTGGAGGGCCACAAGCGGTTCGTCGTCCAGCACCAGGAGCGCGTAGGCGAGGCACTTGAACTCCGCCCCGGAGGCCCGCTCCACCGAGGTGAGCAGCCGCAGCAACTCACCCCGGACACCGGCCGCGTCGACCCGCACCACCGGGTGGTTCAGCATCGCGACGGCGGCCGTCTCCCACTGGTGCAGCGTCCACCAGCCGGCAGCCGCGTCCGCGCCCACCCGCTCGACGATGTCGTCACCGGGCGCGTCGCCGTCCGCCGCCGGGAACGCCCCGCCCCCGGTCGCCGCCCACGCGTCGGCGAACGCCACGGCCTGCTCCAGCGCCTCCCGCAGCCCGGCCAGCACCCCCGGCGCGCAGCGCCCGGCATCCGCGCCACGTTCGACGCAGGCCCCGACGAGGACGGCGACGACGGCACGGGGCCCGGGCGGGACCTGCTCCAGTACGCCGGCGAGCCGCGGCCCGCCGTCCAGCAGGTCCGCCTCCTTGGCCTGCCCGAAGGTCTCCTGCAACCGGACGAACGCCTTGCCGGACCGTTTCGCGTCCTGGGCCACCACGGCGGCCTCGAAGTCCGCGACCGCGCCCCCGAAGCCGGTCTTACCGAATATCATTCCTTCACTTTATCGACGCTGTGTCGGGCCCCGTGAAGCCGGTCGCGATCCACTGGGCCGGGGGCGGCCCGGGGCTCCCCGTGGGCGGGCCGAGGGGCGGGCCGGGGGGCGGAACCGCGCCGATCGCGGGAGGATGCGGGCATGGCTGACCGCAAGCCTGATGTGACGCCCGAGCCCGACGCCGATGTGTCGGGCCCGGGATTCGGTGCAGGGGCCGGCGTGGGGCCCCGTGCAGGGCCCGGGGCCTATGCGGCGGCCGGGGTGAGACCCAGAGCCGATGCGGCGGCCGGGGTGGGGCCCGGCGCGGGGACCGGGGCTGCGCCTGGGGACGAAGCGGGGGCCGGCATTGACCCCAGGGCCGCCCCGGCGGCCGACGCCCGCCCCGGGGCCGAAGCAGGGCCCGGCCCTGGCTCGGATGCCGACTCCCCGCCCGGTCCTGAGCCGCTGACCGTACCGAGCATGTCCGCGGGCCCCGACTTCGTTCTGCGCCCCTGGGAGATGAGCGACCTCCCTCTGATCCGCGAGGCCGCGCAGGACCCGTACATCCCGCTCATCACCACCATCCCGTCCCGCTACTCGGTCCAGGCGGCCGAGGCGTTCGTCCGCAGGCAGTGGGAGCGGGCGGCCACCGGTGCCGGGTACCCGTTCGCCATCGTCCGCTCGCGGGACCGGCGCCCGGTCGGCGCGATCGGGCTCTGGCTGCGGGACCTGCCCGAGGGCCGCGCCTCGCTCGGCTACTGGCTGACCGCCTCCGCCCGCGGCCAGGGGGTCGCCCGCGCGGCGCTGCGTACGGTGACGGGCTGGGCCCTGCACGATCTCGGCGTCCCCCGCCTCCAGCTCTTCATCGAACCGTGGAACACCGCCTCCGCCCGGATCGCCGAGGACGTCGGCTTCCGGCGCGAAGGGCTGCTGCACGGCTGGCAGCAGGTGGGCGACCGGCGCCGCGACATGGCCGTGTACGCGTTGCTGAACACCGACGGGCCCGCAGATGGCCGGGCGGCGACCACGAACTGAACAGCGAGACGTTACGATCGCGGGCACCGCTGCCGACCAGCAACCGACGACCGGCAGCCGAGCCCAGGAGTACCGATCTTGTCCGCACCACGCATCGGCGTATCCATCGTGACCATGGGGGACCGCCCGCAGGCGGTCGAGGCGCTGCTCGCGTCGGTCGCGATGCAGGACGTCAGGCCCACCCGGCTCGTGATCATCGGCAACGGTGCGGCGCTCCCGGACTTCACCGCGTTCCCCGGCCTGGAGAACCTCGACGGCGGGGTGACCACCATCGAGCTGCCCGAGAACCTGGGCTGCCCCGGCGGCCGGAACGAGGGGCTGCGCAGGCTGGCCGAGATCGGTGACGTGGACGTGGTGATCGAGCTGGACGACGACGGGCTCCTGGTCGACAAGGACGTCTTCCGCCGGGTCCGGGACCACTTCGCCGCCGACGACCGGCTCGGCATCGTCGGCTTCCGGATCGCCGACGAGCACGGCGAGACCCAGCGCCGGCACGTGCCCCGGCTGCGGGCGGGCGACCCGATGCGCGGCGGCCCGGTGACGGCCTTCCTCGGCGGCGGCCACGCGTTCTCGATGAAGATGCTGGAACAGACGGGCCTGTGGCCCGCGGAGTTCTTCTTCACCCACGAGGAGACGGACCTCGCCTGGCGCGCGCTGAACGCCGGCTGGAAGGTGATCTACGAGCCGGAGCTGCTGCTCCAGCACCCGAAGACCTCCCCGGCCCGGCACGCGGTGTACTACCGGATGACGGCCCGCAACCGCGTCTGGCTGGCCCGCCGCAACCTCCCTCTCCCCCTGGTCCCCGCCTACCTCGGCACCTGGACCCTGCTCACCCTGGCCCGCACCCGCGACCCGAAGGGCCTGCGCGCCTGGGCGGGCGGCTTCGCGGAGGGCGTCCGCACGCCGTGCGGGGAGCGGCGCCCGATGCGCTGGTCGACGGTGTGGCGGATGACACGACTGGGCCGCCCGCCGGTCATCTGACCCGGTCCTCAGGGGCCGGATCTACGGGGTCCAGCGATACAGCACGTCCGGCTCGCCCTCCTCGTTCCGGCTGCCGTCGTCGAACGCGACGGCGGTGAACCCGTGCCGTTCGTAGAAGGCGCGGGCGGCGGCGTTGCGCTGGAACACGTACAGACCGAGCGCCCCGTCCACGGCCCCGCGCACCTCGCTCAGCAACCGGCTCCCGATCCCGCGCCGCAGCGCGTCGGGCCGCAGGTAGAGGTGATCGAGCTCGTCGTCCCCGGCGAGCACGGCGAACCCGAGGACCTCACCGCCCGCCTCGCCCTCCGCCACCCACACCGCGGTACTGGTGGGCAGGACGACATGGGTGATCCACGCCCGGGTGTCCTCGTCGCTGTGGACCCGGGGCAGATACGGCATGGCGGCGGCCCGGGAGGCGAGGAAGACCTGGGTGACGGCCTCCGCGTCCCGGGCCGTCGCCCGGCGTATCCGTACCGCGTCCGATGCCGTACGTCCGCCCGCGTACACGTTCTCCGTCACCCGCATCACTCCCTGTTCCGGGCCCCTTGAGTCCCCACCCGGACGGTTGGGGAACAATGGCCGCGGACAGCCGACCACACAAAGGGGTCGGCGCGCAGGTGAAATACCGGTGCGGCGAGAGGGCCGGGGACCACGCCGGGAAGCACAGGGGGGAAATCGCGATGAGCTGGTTCT
Encoded here:
- a CDS encoding SDR family oxidoreductase, producing the protein MNTEQTEQRVAVVTGAGSGIGRAVALALAGAGWSLALAGRRAEPLAQTAAAAGAPEALCVTTDVTDADEVGALFAAVRERFGRLDLLFNNAGTFGPGGVPLEDLAAEDWRAVVDVNLTGAFLCAQAAYRLMKEQDPQGGRIINNGSISAHAPRPHSIAYTATKHAMTGLTKSLSLDGRPYRIACGQIDIGNAATEMTERMQTGILQANGELATEPVMAAADVARTVLHMAELPLEANIPFVTVMATNMPYVGRG
- a CDS encoding PhzF family phenazine biosynthesis protein yields the protein MTRDSASAASTPEILRYTAFSADPEGGNPAGVVLDASGLDEERMLAVAAELGYSESAFLTERTGEGAYTIRYFSPKAEVPFCGHATVATAIALAERDGPGALEFATAAGTVPVSVVRDGGELRATLTSVAPHVTGIDAADLTEALAALDWAAADLDPALPPRIAYAGARHLVLAAGTRERLADLDYDFARLEALMHRLDLTTLQLVWREGPDVFHVRDPFPVGGVVEDPATGAAAAAFGAYARELGLVPEAAVLALHQGTDMGRPGTLTVELRTGDARIRVSGTGTRIG
- a CDS encoding GNAT family N-acetyltransferase, whose amino-acid sequence is MSAGPDFVLRPWEMSDLPLIREAAQDPYIPLITTIPSRYSVQAAEAFVRRQWERAATGAGYPFAIVRSRDRRPVGAIGLWLRDLPEGRASLGYWLTASARGQGVARAALRTVTGWALHDLGVPRLQLFIEPWNTASARIAEDVGFRREGLLHGWQQVGDRRRDMAVYALLNTDGPADGRAATTN
- a CDS encoding glycosyltransferase family 2 protein; the protein is MSAPRIGVSIVTMGDRPQAVEALLASVAMQDVRPTRLVIIGNGAALPDFTAFPGLENLDGGVTTIELPENLGCPGGRNEGLRRLAEIGDVDVVIELDDDGLLVDKDVFRRVRDHFAADDRLGIVGFRIADEHGETQRRHVPRLRAGDPMRGGPVTAFLGGGHAFSMKMLEQTGLWPAEFFFTHEETDLAWRALNAGWKVIYEPELLLQHPKTSPARHAVYYRMTARNRVWLARRNLPLPLVPAYLGTWTLLTLARTRDPKGLRAWAGGFAEGVRTPCGERRPMRWSTVWRMTRLGRPPVI
- a CDS encoding GNAT family N-acetyltransferase — translated: MRVTENVYAGGRTASDAVRIRRATARDAEAVTQVFLASRAAAMPYLPRVHSDEDTRAWITHVVLPTSTAVWVAEGEAGGEVLGFAVLAGDDELDHLYLRPDALRRGIGSRLLSEVRGAVDGALGLYVFQRNAAARAFYERHGFTAVAFDDGSRNEEGEPDVLYRWTP